The genomic window TTTGAATCTCTCATTCCtatttttaattattgCAATATGAATAAAATAAGGTGGGAAGAAGCTAAGCAAGAAAGCTGTAAAAACGGTCATTTCGATGGAGAAAACGTATATGAAACAAAGGAAGGAGCGAAAACAATCAAATAGTCGACTTGACACTAGCATTATTTTGGTGTCAGTTTAGAATTACGTTGCAAGACACTTAAGGGAAGATAGGCTAAAACATTGCAATGGCTACGTCAGTTCGGGCAAAGCCATTGAAAACGAAATCGGACACGAGTCTCACTCAATATACAAAAGCTAAGAAAGGtagtaaacaaaaacagtTTTCCGTGAGTTCTCGAAGCAAGAGCAATGCTAGTTTCCGAAACTTCCAAAAATTACACCGTGTTAGCAGCCAGGAGGCGATAAACAAGGGATTACAAGATCCTATGAAGAAGTCGAGGAGTTCAGAGTCCTTAAACAAGAGACGGGTACATAGCGGATTGAGTATGACTGCATTAGTTAGAACCAGATCGCATCCAGTAGTGCTGCATCCCCATAGTCATAGTCTAAAACACAAAGGTTTAATGAGCGGGAAAGGAAATGGTGGATCTAATATTATTCTCGATTTCCATGATTCCGGTGacaatgaagatgaatccGCAACCGATGAGGAAGTTGAATCATTTACGGACGAAGGCGACGCTGAATATGCTTATGAAATAGATGATATGAATAATGGAGATGAAGCGCAAAAGAAACTTTCGCAGAAGAGCTCACATCACAGTTTACATGGGTTTCAGGATAAAGCTGCTACCTTGAGAATGGATGGGAACAGGCCTATCCAGAGAGCGTTAAGTTATAAACCTCCATCGAGGCTAAGAAATAGAGTTGATACTTATGATGATCAGATATCTGCAGATGCAACAGGTTCGGATAGTGGTGATAAGATAGATAACAATCCTCATAATGAGCATGATGATGTTATTGACTCAAATAACCAAGATGGCTCTTTTAATGCAAACAGTCTAAGAAGGCAAGGACAGCATATCTTTAATTTCCCTCATGAGGAGTCTGGGGCACAACAAAATCAACTTCAGCAGAAGCAACAATATCGAAACCAATCCGGTGTTAGTTTACATGAAGATTTGATTCGTAATGACGCCCTTgttaaagaagaggagAATAATCAAGATTCCcatattcaaaatataaaCGTTGaacgaaaaggaaaagaattcGAAGATACTATTCCTGAAGCCGTTAGTCCAACACAAAATGGTACCAAGGAAACACCACATGATGCCGAGAACAGTAATAATACTGGCAACCGCAATAACAGAAATGAAActaaagatgatgatggttACAATGacgataataataacagtaaGAATGGTAATAACGTTAGTaagaatgatgatgatgatgatgatgatgatgtaaCATTGAACCCTGCACGAGCTACGGTAGAAGCCCAAGCAAGTGAACAATATGTACCTGATATGATATTATCCCAATCAACAGGGATGGAAAAAAGATTTGACCAATTATCACGTCAAAGTTCTTTGGCATGGATCAATACATCTGATCATCCAGCAGAGAGGGGTGTtaaaattcaaaatgaCAAGTCTAACACGTTCAATTATATCAATCAAGATTTGGCAGCTTCTATAAAGGAAGAAACTATTGATGAGTCCgtgcaacagcaacagcaactAATAATGTTacaaaaacagaaacaacaacataAAGCAACTAAAAGTGacttttcaacttctatTTCTAGTTTAACTAGTCATTTAACAAGGCCTGTCTCTCGTGATCATATGCTGAGAGGTGGACCTAGCTCACAATCGCGCAATGGGCAACCGTCCCTGTACAAACAACCTTCATTCAACGAAAATGAGGTTTCAAATAGCATGACAGATTTCTCATCATTCTTGCAGTATGCAGATGTGGGAGGTGATTCGAGAACGCAGCAAAAGCTATGGttacaaagagaaaactcTATTCAAGACTTAACTAGTCAAAATGTGTTTTCTGACTCGATATTTTTGGCAGCGAATGTTGAGGTTAGAAGGGaatttgaaagaatatcCCGAGAGTATACCAATGTAAGAAGATTTTCTAATCCTTTGGTAGAATCTATTAGTAGAATATCTCAACAACAGAGTATCGAGATCCACAAACACAAGAAAACAACCCCGTCTAAGTTATCCGGTAACTTTTACAATGTGGATAATggcaaaacaaaaattacAAAACTAGGCGAGTCACTTCCATCTGGTAGTAAAATGGAAGTTCAACGAATTTTAACGAAGCTATGGAATACTAGTACACAAGAATTTCACAAAGATGAAAATCCTTTAATGAACAGAGGGTCAGAACTGCTGGCCTCGCAAACTTCTGGTACTTATCGTAGCATGCGTCCATCTAGAATCGCAAGTTCGCAACATCAAAGAGCTGTTAATTCAC from Kluyveromyces marxianus DMKU3-1042 DNA, complete genome, chromosome 6 includes these protein-coding regions:
- the TCO89 gene encoding Tco89p codes for the protein MATSVRAKPLKTKSDTSLTQYTKAKKGSKQKQFSVSSRSKSNASFRNFQKLHRVSSQEAINKGLQDPMKKSRSSESLNKRRVHSGLSMTALVRTRSHPVVLHPHSHSLKHKGLMSGKGNGGSNIILDFHDSGDNEDESATDEEVESFTDEGDAEYAYEIDDMNNGDEAQKKLSQKSSHHSLHGFQDKAATLRMDGNRPIQRALSYKPPSRLRNRVDTYDDQISADATGSDSGDKIDNNPHNEHDDVIDSNNQDGSFNANSLRRQGQHIFNFPHEESGAQQNQLQQKQQYRNQSGVSLHEDLIRNDALVKEEENNQDSHIQNINVERKGKEFEDTIPEAVSPTQNGTKETPHDAENSNNTGNRNNRNETKDDDGYNDDNNNSKNGNNVSKNDDDDDDDDVTLNPARATVEAQASEQYVPDMILSQSTGMEKRFDQLSRQSSLAWINTSDHPAERGVKIQNDKSNTFNYINQDLAASIKEETIDESVQQQQQLIMLQKQKQQHKATKSDFSTSISSLTSHLTRPVSRDHMLRGGPSSQSRNGQPSLYKQPSFNENEVSNSMTDFSSFLQYADVGGDSRTQQKLWLQRENSIQDLTSQNVFSDSIFLAANVEVRREFERISREYTNVRRFSNPLVESISRISQQQSIEIHKHKKTTPSKLSGNFYNVDNGKTKITKLGESLPSGSKMEVQRILTKLWNTSTQEFHKDENPLMNRGSELLASQTSGTYRSMRPSRIASSQHQRAVNSLHPTTRAVNRRMEYVLGQQHS